AGCAAATTCACTGTTGTCCATGAATTCGCAGACACCTAATTGGTTAAGTTGTTCTCTGAGCGGGAGCGTATTGAAATAGTTTGACATCTTTTATTGTTTTTTGATTTATTAAGGTTCGTTTAATTGTTGTTGTTTAACACTGCTTTTCTAAGCGCCATGGCATAGCCGAGGTGCATCGAGTCGTGAACGGCAAAGAACTGAACCGCCTCATGTACGCTGTTCAGTTCAAAGCCAAATTCTGTAGTATATTGCTGGTAGCTTACAAACATCCCGCTGGAAAGATCTGTAACGAGGTCGTCTACCGTGCTGCGGCAAAGTGCCACAAAACGACTGATCTCTTCCTGGTCCACCACCTTCTCCGGCTTTGTGCCCTTGCGGTAAGCCAGTATCGTTTCCATATCCACCCTGGGCTCCAGGCCCGACAAGCGGTAGCAGAGCAGTTGCTGCGCAGAAATGATGTGCGCAAAGTTCCAGATGATGTTGTTGTTAAAACCCTCCGGTACATGGTTCAGCTGCTCGGGCGAAAGCGACTCCACCACACGGATGAAGTTCTCACGGGTTGTTTTGATGACGTTGATCAGCGTTTCCATCATTACATGCTAAATACGTTCTTCGGCTTATCAAGATACTCGTTCTCAACCACCTCTTCTCCCGGTTCCATGCGCTCAAATTCGCGCAGCTTCCGGTTAAAGCCCTCGCTGTCTTTAATGATCGCTACGCGCGCACTGCGAACAAATTCAATCAGTCCGTATGGCTGCAGTACCTCAATCAGTTTATCCGTCTCTTCGCGGTGTCCGGTCGTTTCAAACACCGTATAATCTTTGCGGATCACTACCGCACGGGCGCCGTTTTCACGCAGCAGGCGTTCTACAAGCACTTTCTCTACAAT
This region of Pedobacter faecalis genomic DNA includes:
- a CDS encoding DinB family protein; the encoded protein is MMETLINVIKTTRENFIRVVESLSPEQLNHVPEGFNNNIIWNFAHIISAQQLLCYRLSGLEPRVDMETILAYRKGTKPEKVVDQEEISRFVALCRSTVDDLVTDLSSGMFVSYQQYTTEFGFELNSVHEAVQFFAVHDSMHLGYAMALRKAVLNNNN